The sequence below is a genomic window from Venturia canescens isolate UGA chromosome 9, ASM1945775v1, whole genome shotgun sequence.
CGGGGCGACCTAAAACacataaaaatcataaaaaaacacaaaaaaataaataaaatcgaaaaagaaaagagaaaatcacatgtttattactatttttattaataataacaatttttaattcaaaattacaattcccgacaataaaaatgttgattatttaaaagttACTAGCGGGAATACAGATTTATTACACTTGAAGACTTCAAATGTCGAAAAACGGATTTACGATagccaaatttttgaaaaattggaagttATGTACAATACAAACAGTGTCATGCTCCATCTCACTCTAGGGATACACTAGAACACGAAAAACCTATTtccgataataaaaatgtcgatattttAAAAGATAATCATTCAAAGTGGTTTATTAGTAATTATTATGGCTTAATTAAACGAGTTATGACTCAAAAAACCATTAAAACAgtcaaaaacacaattttctgAATGCTGGTAACGTCACGTCGTTGTAGCGGCGAACTTCAGGCGGTACCCGTAGCTGGGACTCGAAAATTTAGTTCTCCAGCAATCCGTCGTCCGCGAATGGCGCTTAGAGCAGCCGAACTCACGTGGTAACGGCCGAATTTGAACAAGAACGGTTGCTAGGTTCGTCACGTCATTCGACAACGGACACTGGTTCGAAGCAGATAACAACTGCAGAAcagaattgaaatttcagaataaaaaggaAGTTAAGAAATATTCGAACACAAAACAGGTAATACTAAAAGATTTAGGCATGCAGAgctaaataaaaagaaaaaaaaaatggataaaggATAAGGAATAATTCTAAGAAATGCTACGAACAGGAGAAATGGACGTTGCTACGCAAACCGAGGGGATAGGAATGAAACATTTTCTACAACAGACGGGGGAAGATGCAGGAAAATGGATTGAGGAAGACGATGATGTGATAATCATTAAGGAAATAAACCCTACTCAGGGAAAAACACTCAACAAAACACGCATAATCAATCCATTAGAAAAGAAAAGGGCAAAGAACCAATCATCCCAAACGGCTAGAATGGGGAAAGATAAGGCAATACAAACGGATTGGGTGCTCCGTAAAATTGAAGTAGGGGATTCACGAAGATCGAGCCGAGAGGCTGTTCTCCTTCTTCTCTCAcgtcaccattttttttccatgattcAAGAACACTTTACTATCCCTGAAATAGTCTCTCCAATGAAAGAGGACCAAATTGAAGAGGAATAGAAGAATTGGAAAGTGGGGGAATTTCTGTGGGAGTTCAaaaaaaaggacgaaaaagaaaaccaaATAAGTCAGCAAACAAATAATCCgaagaaaaggaaaacaaCGATGGAGAATGACAAAATTGATGTGGTGGATGTTGAGGAGGAAAGTACAGGGGGAGATAATGAAAATCAACAAGCAAACAATGAAATGAGGAGCGACAAGGATGACAGGATGaatcgaaaaagaataaagaaagaaGACCTGGAGACATTAGATGAGGGTAAATGTTTGAACGATGAAATTATCAACTCATACTTGGATTTGATTTGCAAAAGGGAAACCTTCGGCCAACGAGTTTATGGAATGAACTCATTCTTTTTCCCGCGATTGTATGTGAACGGGTATCCGGCAATTAAAAGATGGACGAAAAAAGTGAAtctttttgaattcgaaaaagtgATGGTTCCCATTCACCTGGGTCATCACTGGTGTCTTGCAGTCAtcgatttaaagaaaaaaacgataagtTACTACGATAGCTTGGGAGGAGAGAATCAGCAGTATTTGGAGAAATTATTCCAATACTTAATCTTGGAGGCCGGTGAGAAGGGAAAGATTAGGCCAAGACGAGAGGAATGGACGCTCACGACAAGGAAAAGCATCCCGAGACAGCTAAATGGACAGGACTGCGGGGTTTTTGCGTGTATGTTTGCAAGATATGAAGCAGAGAACAAAGACTTCGATTTTTGTCAGATGGACATGCCCATAATACGTCGGAAGATTAAAAGGGAACTAGAGACCGGAAGTCTCGAAATATGACtccatattattattatttttattatttctgggTTGAGAACACCATTattaattgtataaaaaaaaaatcaaatattattACGGGGAGGGATCTCAATATCCAATAATTTGTTGAAACGCCAAGAATATTGAAGCAATAAAGGACGTTTATATTACATTTAGTTCAGGGATCTCGTGTTGTTATTTATTGTATAAcctgaaaaacagaaaaagggaaaagggaAGGCATTCGATAAAAGATTCCTGAGATtatgtatttaaaaaaaaaaaaaaaaaaaaaaaaacttacgatGAAAGATCGATGTCCTGGATGTTTCCGTACCTGAAAAACATGCAAAATCATTCTATCGATGGTCCCCGcgcctgaaaaagaaaaataaattagcaaaaatattaaatccaattacaaaaatcatgaaaaattacttACCGATGAAACCGATGTCCTGGAACCCGTGAAcctgcaaaaagaaaaaatgattagaaaatagTTAAAATAGCTATGGAATGAAAAGAGTACTTACctacctgaaaaaaaaaaaattactccgAAAAGCGCTGAAAAAcctaaaaataagaaaaaagaggagaaaaggaatagagaaaagggagaaaggAAAATGGGGTAAAAGAGATTAATGAGAAAGtaaaaggagagagaagaggagAATGGGGGagaaatgataagaatttggaataaaaagaatCAATGGAAAACGAAATATGGGACAAGACGAATTTAGGGAGTACGAGAGTATGGAAATGGAGTAGAATAGGGGGTAGGAAATTTTAGAGCAGGGTAGGaaggataaataaataaatgaaagggaaagaacctgaaaatcaaagaaaaaagaattgaagaaaaataaacctgaaaaaacaaaagaacatAACctgtaaataaaagaaaacctgaaaataaaaagaaaaggggggataaaaacaataaagggAGTGAAATAGACGAATAAAGAGGGAGCGGGAGTGATAGGAGATAAAAGGGACGGATAAAAAGGCTACGAGTGAAAGAGGGGGAAAATATGTACTAATGGAAagacgaaaataataaaagtgggGTAAAATGGGCAAATGAAATGCGAAAAGGaactgagaaaaataaaagtggggAAAAATGGGCGAATGAAATGCGAGAAGGAACTGAGAAAGGTAAAGTGGGGTAAAATGGGCAAATGGAGTGCGAGAAGGAACTGAGCAGAATAAAGTGGGGTAAAATGGACAGAAATAGAGAAGTGGGGGAAgtgaaaggagtggggatagagaACGGGTATAAAAGTCGGAGCAGCAAGCTCCGGAGCGTCATTTGAGCCTCAGTCAAGCTTCAAACAACACCGGGAGCTACCCAAGCGATCGAACGACATCGGGAGCTCTACCTCGTCATTCAAAGCGACTTCGATAATCTAGACCTCGACAATTACCGAGATGCGGATTGACCCAGTGATTTCTGGAGTTCCAACGCCTTCTCCATGGCCAGCGACCTGGGAAGGAAGCTTCGAAATCATCGTGTTGGAATTCCTTAACCCAACAAATTTCTCTTACACAACTCTGACAAAATTTGAGGAACTGTGTGCATTCGAGGAGCAGTTATTCACCGACATCGCAGAAAGAAACCACTATCCAAGGGTTTATGCTTCCATCGACCGAATATACGCGGTCGTCAGTCAAGAAACGGCCTACAGAGGGAAATTGGTCGACGTGGAAGATGGAGAAGCTACCTTACTGCTTATCGATAGAGGGGTTACTCTCATGCATCCGGTTCATGAGCTTCAGAATCTACCTCATCAATATGTCAACGTGCCTTCTTTCTGCACGAAAGCATTCATTTCGGGAATCAGGCCATTTTATGGAAACAGATGGGAGATGACCTGCAGCCTCCATTATCAACGGAAGCTGGTTGATCAAAAAGCTAGAATCACGATCATCGGCGATCATCCTACGAAGAAGGGCCACGAAGTTCACCTTTTCATAACACCTCAACGGGTCAATCTGGGAGAAAGCTTGGTCAGGCACCAATATGCTCTACCTGGCGAATATCAATTCAGCCTTCGGGACGACGTAAAGTGTGCAACGCCTGAAGAAATACAAAGATTGGCGAATGGAGAGCAACTACAGGAGCCTTTCAATCCTATTGCGGCTGAGCTGAGACAACTAGAACATCTACGACTCCTAGACTTGGAAGAAGAACAAATGAACGAGGTCAATCAACTCCGCTGATAGGAGACAAGCTGAAAAACATCAAGAACATCGAGAAACCTGTAAATCATCATCTTC
It includes:
- the LOC122416246 gene encoding sentrin-specific protease 1-like; the encoded protein is MENDKIDVVDVEEESTGGDNENQQANNEMRSDKDDRMNRKRIKKEDLETLDEGKCLNDEIINSYLDLICKRETFGQRVYGMNSFFFPRLYVNGYPAIKRWTKKVNLFEFEKVMVPIHLGHHWCLAVIDLKKKTISYYDSLGGENQQYLEKLFQYLILEAGEKGKIRPRREEWTLTTRKSIPRQLNGQDCGVFACMFARYEAENKDFDFCQMDMPIIRRKIKRELETGSLEI